Within the Hypericibacter adhaerens genome, the region GCTGCCTTGCGGGACCGAGACCGGCCCATTGCGGATCATCGGCCCCGCGATATCGATGGTGCCGCCGAGGAAGATGTTCTCGCCGTGGCCCAGCCAGAGCGGCGCCTCCGGCAGCGAAAGCACGCGCTCGATCTTGCGCTTCGCCACGTCGCGATAACCGAGCCGGCTCAGATAGGCGAAGGCGCCCATGACCGGGCCGATGGACCGGCCCGCCAGCAGCGTGCAGGCGGCGAGGCCGCCGGTGGTCAAGGTGCCATGCACCACCATATAGGCGCCCGCGGCCACCACGGCGATCGTCGAGATCTGCCCCAGGAGCGTGCCATTCTCGCGGATCAGCGCCATCTGGTTCTCGATGCGGGCGTTCCCTTCCATGGTCCGCGCCACGACATCGCGGTAGCGGCGCGTCAGCATGGTTTCGGCCGCCATCGCCTTCACCTCCGGCAGCCCGGCGAAGATGCCCCAGGCGAGGTCGCGCCGGGACGTCTCCGCCGCGTCCACCGCGCGGACCGCGCGGAAGGCGGCGCGCGAGATCACCAGGGCGGCGATCAGCGCGACCAGCGTCAGCGTCAGGGGGATCAAGGCCAGCCAGGACGCGATATAGCCGATGAGCGCGATATAGATCGCGGCGAAGGGCAGCTCATGAAGCGCGGCGGCGGCGTTGCCGGACCAGAAATCGCGCACCTGCCCGACGGCCCGAACCGCATCCGTCAGCGTCGGCACGCCCAGCTCCTGCACGGCCTTCGGATTGCTCCGCAGCAGATGGGCGAGCAACTGGATGGTGGTGCGGCTCTCGAACGCGGCACCGACATGGGCCAGCAGCACGGCGCGGCCGTAGCGCAGCAGCGCCTCCAGCAGGATCGCCACGGTCACGCCGACGGCCAGCACGAAGGTCGTGGCATAGGCCTGGTTCGGCAGGATCCGGTCGTAGATCTGAAGCAGGGCCAGGGGGACGGCCAGAGCCAGGATATGAGCGGCCACCGAGGCGGCGATCGCCAGGACTGTGACACCTGCCGGCTTGGCGTCGTCTACAAGCTGCGACACGGGCTCAATCCTCTCCTCACAACAGAGAAATAGAGGTCGACTAACCGTCCGGCTGTTTACTGCTCGATACTCATCATAGCGCGCGGTCCACCAGACCAAGCGGCATCTTAGATTGGCGCAAAGTTTTCGCGGAAATCTAGAAAAAGGGGCTTTGGCCACAGCCCACAGCCCGTGCGGGGGCGCGTCCGGCTGTCGAAACCGTAGGGAAAGCCAGCAATCGGCACACTCCCGCGTGCGCCGCCGTTTCGCCGGCTTGCATTTGCCGACGGCCCTGCATGAGGGGCCGGCCATTGCCGGCCGGCAGCTTTGGTCAGCCGACCAATTTTCTTTCGAAGGCCGATGAAGAGCGAGGGCCGACCGTTTCGCCGCTTGCGTCAGCCCCGGTTCATCACCGCGCCGCAACCGGGCCGAGCGCCTTCTCGAGCCGCTTGAGAAGCAGCGTGGCGGCAATTGTCATGATCAGGAAGATCACCCCGGCCATGGTCAGAGGCTCGGTATAGCGGTAGGTCTCGTTGCCGGTCGCCAGCGCGCGCGACATCAGCTCATGGACCGAGATCGCCGACAGCAGGGCCGCCTCCTTCAGCATGCCGACGGCGTAGTTGCCGAGCGCCGGGATCATCTTGGGGATCGCCTGAGGCAGGATGATGTGAATCCAGGTTTGGCTCCGGCCCAGATTGGTGGCCATGGCCGCGTCCCATTGTCCCTTGCCGACGCTGAGGATGCCCGCCCGGAACACCTCCGACATGTAGCAGGCGTAATGCAGCCCGAGCCCGATCACGCCGGCCAGGAAGGCCGGCAGGACGATGCCGATATCCGGCAGCAGGAAGAAG harbors:
- the ehuD gene encoding ectoine/hydroxyectoine ABC transporter permease subunit EhuD, with the translated sequence MSWDWNFVWPYLPVLLRGTLVTVEATLAGTAIAFAVGILFAIAGQAENRAIRIAIRFTVQFLRGTPLLVQLYVIFFLLPDIGIVLPAFLAGVIGLGLHYACYMSEVFRAGILSVGKGQWDAAMATNLGRSQTWIHIILPQAIPKMIPALGNYAVGMLKEAALLSAISVHELMSRALATGNETYRYTEPLTMAGVIFLIMTIAATLLLKRLEKALGPVAAR
- a CDS encoding ABC transporter transmembrane domain-containing protein yields the protein MSQLVDDAKPAGVTVLAIAASVAAHILALAVPLALLQIYDRILPNQAYATTFVLAVGVTVAILLEALLRYGRAVLLAHVGAAFESRTTIQLLAHLLRSNPKAVQELGVPTLTDAVRAVGQVRDFWSGNAAAALHELPFAAIYIALIGYIASWLALIPLTLTLVALIAALVISRAAFRAVRAVDAAETSRRDLAWGIFAGLPEVKAMAAETMLTRRYRDVVARTMEGNARIENQMALIRENGTLLGQISTIAVVAAGAYMVVHGTLTTGGLAACTLLAGRSIGPVMGAFAYLSRLGYRDVAKRKIERVLSLPEAPLWLGHGENIFLGGTIDIAGPMIRNGPVSVPQGSIVHVDAADALTASALLESVARLDDSLGLEIKFDGEPSTAYDSVSLKRGIAMVTARTELLRGTLLDNLTLFSPQYNADAIRLSQRLGLSVFVDSLRQGLMTPMAPGVGISVSPGVAVRIGLVRALVRRPTILCLDEVGGALDLDGMRKLVELLRELKGRITIFLVSGNPALLQLADQKIRIEAGGAS